CCTTGGGATTGAGGATGCGCCCGGCGGCACAGACCGCGAGCATGCGGCGGACGCGGATTTCGCCCGTCATCGCATCGACGCCGACCTCGACGAAATGCGCGCCAAAGGTCGATTGCTGGAATTTCTCGGCGAGGTCGCCATATTCCATATTGTCCTCGGCGACGAGTTCACCGTCGGCGGCGGCATCGCCGAGCGCGACGCTGCGCCGTCCGGCCTTGACCTTGCCGTCCGCAAAGACCGCATCGGACGCGAGGCCGAGTTTCTGCACCACCGCCTCGCGCAGCTTGACGCATGCGGCATAGACGCCCGCGGTCGAGCTGTTCGCACCCCACTGCCCGCCCGAACCCGCCGAAACCGGAAACGCCGAATCGCCGAGCTTCACCACGACCTTGTCGAGCGGCACACCCATCATTTCGGCGGCGGTCTGCGCGATGATCGTATAGGTGCCGGTGCCGATGTCGGTCATGTCGGTCTCGACCGTCACGATCCCCGATTTGGCGAGGCGAACGCGCGCCGCCGAGGGCCCGTTGAGGTTGTTGCGGAACGCCGCGGCGACCCCCATCCCGACCAGCCAGCGCCCGTCGCGCGTGACACCGGGCTTGGCGCGCTTGCTCCAGCCGAACTTGTCGGCGCCGGTCTCGAGGCATTTGTTGAGCTGGCGCTGCGAAAAGGGCCGGCTCGGTTTTTGGGGGTCGACCTGCGTATCGTTGAGGACGCGCAGCGCGACCGGGTCCATGCCCAGCTTCTCGGCCAGCTCGTCGACCGCGATCTCGAGCGCCATCAGCCCCGGCGCCTCGCCGGGCGCCCGCATCGCATTGCCTTCGGGCAGGTCGAGCACCGCAAGGCGCATCGCGGTCATGCGATTTTCGCCGGCATAGAGCAGGCGCGTCTGCGCCACCGCGGTTTCGGGGCCGCCGCCGGGCAGGTCGCCCGACCAGCTTTCGTGGCCGATCGCCGTTAGCTTGCCGTCGGCGGTCGCGCCCAAGCGGACGCGCTGGATGGTCGCCGGGCGGTGCGTCGTGTTGTTGATCATCAGCGGCCGGGGCAGCGCGACCTTGACCGGCCGCTTCGCCGCCTTCGCCCCCAGCGCGGCCAGCAGCACATCGGCGCGATTGAACAATTTCCCGCCAAAACCGCCGCCGATATAGGGCGAGTCGAAGCGGATATTCTCCTTTGGAATGCCGAGCGTCTTCGCCATATCGCCGACCGACCAGGCGATCATCTGGTTCGACGTCCAGACGGTCAGCTTGTCACCCTCCCACGCGGCGATCGTCGCGTGCGGCTCCATCATCGCGTGGCTGTGATCGGGGGTCGTATAGCGCGCATCGAGCTGCACCGGCGCTGCGGCGAAGGCGGCGGCGAAATTGCCGACGGCGCTGTCGGGTTCGGTGCCGAAAGAGGCTTTCGGCTTGATCGCGGTGTCGATCGCGGCGGCGAGGTCGTAAGCGCCCTTGCCGCGCGCATATTCGACGCGGACGAGCGAGGCGGCGGCGCGCGCCTGTTCGAAACTGTCGGCGACGACGAGCGCGATCGCCTGATGATAATGTTCGATATCGGGGCCGCCGAGCAATTTTGCGGTGTTGAAATCGCCCTTCGCCAGCTTGCCCGCATTGTCCGCGGTGACGATCGCGATGACGCCGGGCGCAGCTCGGGCGTCGTCGAGGTTCATCGACGCGATCCGTCCCTTGGCGATCGCCGATCCGACGACATAGCCATAGGCCTGGTTCGCCGCGACATCGTGCCGTTCATAGGCATAGGGCGCGGTGCCCGTCGTCTTGAGCGGCCCGTCGATGCGGTTGGTGGGTTTGCCGACGATCTTCATCTGATCGATCGGGTTGGTCCTCGCGGGCGTGTCGAATTTCATGGCTCAGCCCTTCGCTTGCGCCAGCACCCCGGCGAGCGTGCGCTCGACGAGGGGCAGCTTATAGGCGTTTTCGTGGGTGGTCTTGGCGCCCGCGAGCAGGCCGTCGGCGACGGGCGTCGCGCCGCGCGGCAGCGCCGCCTCGGCGGCTTCGACGCGCCACGGCTTATAGCCGACCCCGCCAAGCGCCACACGGCCAGTGCCATCGCGCTGGACGATCGCGCCCACCGCGATCAGCGCAAAGGCATAGGAGGCGCGGTCGCGGACCTTGTGATAGATATGCGTCCCGCCGACGGGCTTCGGCAGCGTGACCGCGGTGATCAGCTCGCCTGGCGCCAACACCGTCTCCAGATGCGGAGTCTTGCCCGGCGCGCGATAGAAATCGGCGATAGGGATTGCGCGCGCCTTGCCAGCCGCGTCGACCGTCTCGATCGCGGCATCAAGCGCGCGCATCGCCACCGCCATGTCGCTGGGATGCGTCGCGATACACGCGTCGCTCGCGCCGACGACCGCGTGCAGCCGGTTGAAACCGCCGATCGCGGCGCAGCCGCTGCCGGGCTGGCGCTTGTTGCACGGCTGGTTGGTGTCGTAGAAATAGGGGCAGCGCGTCCGCTGGAGCAGATTGCCCGCGGTCGTCGCCTTGTTGCGAAGCTGCCCCGATGCGCCCGCGACCAGCGCGCGGGTCAACAGGGCATAGTCGCGCCGCACGCGCGCGTCGCTCGCAAGGTCGGTGTTGCGAACCATCGCGCCGATGCGGAGGCCGCCTTCGGGCGTCGCCTCGATCTTGTCGAGCGCGAGGCGGCTGACGTCGATGAGGTGGCTCGGCGTTTCGATCTCGAGCTTCATCAGGTCGAGCAGGTTGGTGCCGCCCGCGATGAAGCGCGCACCGGGCGTCCGGGCAAAAGCCGCGGTCGCCGCCGCCGCGCTGTCGACGCGTTCGTAGGTGAAGCTTTTCATGCCTTCACTCCCGCCACATCGGTGATCGCATCGATGATGTTCGAATAGGCGCCGCAGCGGCAGATATTGCCGCTCATCCGCTCGCGCAGTTCGACCTTCGTCACCGCCGGGGCGGCGGCGAGGTCGGCGGTGACATGGCTCGGAACTCCGGCCTTGATCTCGTCGAGCACCGCGACCGCCGAACAAATCTGACCCGGCGTGCAATAGCCGCATTGATAGCCGTCGTGCGTCACGAACGCGTCCTGCATCGCATGCATCTTGTCGGGGGTGCCGAGGCCTTCGATCGTTGTGATCTTCTCGCCCTCGTGCATCACCGCCAAGGTCAGGCAGCTGTTGATCCGCCGCCCGTCGACGATCACGGTGCAGGCCCCGCACTGGCCGTGGTCGCAGCCCTTCTTGGTCCCGGTCAGATGCAGATGCTCGCGCAGCGCGTCGAGCAGCGACGTTCGCGTGTCGAGCTCGAGCTCGCGCGCCGTACCGTTCACCTCGAAGGCCACTTTGGCGGTCGGCAGAGATTTGGCAGCAGGCGTGGCGGCCGTCGCCGTCCCGATCGGGACCAGCGTCACCGTCGCGACCGAGGCCGCACCGCCCACCAGCACACCGCGCCGGGACAGCTCATATTCTTCTGGGGTCTGCATCGCGTTCGTCCGTTTCTGTTCTGTTTGCCAATGGGCGCGAATACCCACGGGAAGGTTCAGGCAGTCGATACCGCGCGGCTTATAAGGACCGCGTCGGCACAGAAAATTCGGATTCCTGATACACCGGTATCATAGTGTGGGACCGGGGAACAGACGCTGGTCCATGCGATCGCGTGGCAAGTCGATTGCGGACCTGAAATGAGGGCGCTAGCGACGAGCCATGACATCGGTTCGTTTACGCCCGCCGGCGCTCGGCGCTGCCCTTCGCTCGCTTGGCCTCGCCGCATCGCTGATGGCGGCGGCGCCGTCGTACGCGGCCGAACAGGCGCTTTACACCAATGTGTCGGTGATCGACGGCACCGGCGGTCCCGCGCAAACCGGGCAGGATATTTTGATCGACGGCGAGCGGATCGTCGCGGTCGGCGCGCACGGCACGCTGGCATCGCGCGCGGCGACGGCGCGCCGGGTCGACCTCTCCGGCCGCTTCGTCATCCCGGGGCTTATCGACAGCCACGTCCACCTCGCCACCCCGCCGAACCGGGTGCGCGCCGAGGCGATCCTCCGCCGCCAGCTTTATGGCGGCGTCACCGCGGTGCGCGACATGGCCGACGATCTGCGCGCGGTGGGCGAGCTTTCGCGCGCGTCGCTCGTCGGCGAGATTCCCGCGCCCGACATCTATTATGCGGCATTGATGGCGGGGCCGTCCTTTTTCGAAGACCCCCGCGTCCTCGCGGTCAGCAGCGGCTTCACGCCGGGCACCGCGCCGTGGATGCAGGCGATCGACAAAAAGACCGACCTCCGCACCGCGGTCACGCTGGCGCGCGGCACGTCGGCGAGCGCGATCAAGATTTACGCCAACCTGCCCGCTGAGCGCGTGAAAGCGATCACCGCCGAGGCGCACCGCCAGAAATTGATGATCTGGGCGCACAGCGCGGTCTTCCCTGCCCGTCCCGTCGAGGTGATCGCGGCGGGCGTCGATTCGGTCAGCCATGTCTGTTATCTCGGCTACGAAGCGCAGCCCGAAATGCTCGCCTCCTATCAGGACCGCACCCCGGTGGACGAGGCACGCCTTGCACCGACCGGCGACGATCCGGTCGTCGCGCGCCTCTTCGACGCGATGCGGAAGCGCGGCACGATCCTCGACGCGACCGGCAGCCTGTTCGTCAAATTCGAGGCCGCGCGCAAAGCCGGCCCAGGGGCCAAGCCGCTGCGTTGCGGCGGCGCCCGCACGATCCGCCTGACCCAGCAGGCATGGCGCGCGGGGTTGCCGATTTCGACCGGCACCGACTTCGTCAATCCCGCCGGCGACGCCTGGCCCGAAGTCCACGCCGAGCTTCGCTATCTGGCGAAGGACGTTGGCATGCCGCCGCTCGCGGTCATCCATTCGGCGACGCTCGTCGGCGCGCGCGCTGCGGGGCAGGACAAGGATATGGGATCGATCGAGCCCGGCAAGCTCGCGAACTTCGTCGTGCTGGCGGCGGACCCGCTCGCCGACATCGGCAATATCGAACGTATCGAAATGACGGTGAAGCGCGGCCGCGAATATCGGCGCGCCGACTATATCGCGCCGACCGCGAAGGAGCTTGGGAATGACGATTGACCGGCGCGCGATGCTTGCGGGTGCGGCGGGACTGGCTGCAACCTCGCTGCTGCCGGGAACTACCCACGCCGCCGCCCCTGACGGCCGCAAATGGGTGATCGTCAATGCGCTCGGCGGTCTTGCCGATCCGAATATACGTGACGCACCCGATCCCTTTTCGCCGCGTGTGCTGGCTGAGGCGCATGCATCGGGCGTCACCGCGATCAACTGCACGCTCGGCTATGTCGCGGGCCCGGCCGAACCGTTCGAAAAGAGCGTCGCCGACGTCGCCGAGATGGATATGCTGCTGCGCCGCTATCCGCGCGACCTTATCAAGATTTTGAGCGCGGCCGATATCCGCCGCGCCAAGGCCGAAAAGAAGATCGGGATCATCTACGGCTTCCAGAACGGCGCGATGATGGGCAAGGACGCGGGCCGCGTCGACATCTTCGCCAACATGGGCGTGCGCATATTCCAGCTCACCTATAATCCGGCGAACCAGCTGGGCGACGGATCGATGGCGCCGGGCAATCGCGGGCTGACGCCGTTCGGGCGCGAAGTCATCGAGCGGCTCAATGCGCAGAAGATGATCGTCGATCTGTCGCACAGCGGCGAGCAAACCTGCCTCGAAGCCGCGCGCGCATCGAAGGTGCCGATCTCGATCAACCACACCGGTTGCCGCGCGGTCACCGACCTGCCGCGCAACAAGAGCGACGCCGAATTGCGGCTGGTCGCCGAAAAGGGCGGCTTCGTCGGCATCTATTTCATGCCCTTCCTGAACGTCTCGGGCCACGCCCGCGCCGAGGATGTCGTCGCGCATATCGACCATGCGGTGAACATCTGCGGCGAGGATCATGTCGGGATCGGCACCGACGGCACCGTCGGCCAGATCGACGATCTTCAAGCATACGAAGCCGTGCTCGCCAAGGAGATCGCCGAGCGCCGCGCGGCGGGGATCAGCGCGGCGGGCGAGCGGCCCGACACCTATCCTTTCGTCGTCGACCTGCGCGGGCCTGACCAGTTTCGCAAGCTGATCGGCCTGCTCGCCGCGCGCGGCTATTCGAGCCGCCCGATCGAGAAGATCATGGGGCTCAATTTCCTGCGCCACGCCGAAAGCGTCTGGGGTGGCTGATCCGATCCGCTTCATCGACGCGGCCGAGGTCCGGCAGCGGCTCGACCACCGGACGTGCATCGACCTGATGCGCCACGCGATGATCGCGCTCGCCGAAGGGCGGAGCCGGCAATTGCTGCGCGGCATCATCGACCTCGACGGGGGCGACATGTTCGGCGTGATGCCCGGCGCGCTCGACGGCGCGGGCTTTGGCGCGAAGATCATCAGCATCTTCCCGGCCGCCGCCGCGCATGGCAGCTCGCATCAGGGCGTCATCATCCTGTTCGACCGCACGAGCGGGGCGCCGGTGTGCGTGATCGACGCCAGCGAGGTCACCGCGATCCGTACCGCCGCCGCATCGGCAGCGGCAACCGACGCACTCGCACGGCCCGAAGCGCGCCGTCTCGTGATCATGGGGACCGGCGAGCAGGCATGGCACCATGTCGCCGCCATCCGCCATGTGCGGCCGCTTGACGACGTGCGAATTTGGGGCCGGTCGCCCGAAAAGGCGGAGGAGCTTGCCGGCCGGATCGCCGACGATTTCGGCCTTCCCGCCCAGACGGCGGCGTCGGTCGCCGACGCCGCGGAGGGCGCCGACATCATCTGCACGCTGACCGGCGCGGCCGAGCCCTTCCTGCTCGACGCGCATGTCGCCGACGGGACGCATATCAACGCCGTCGGCTCCAGCCGCGCCGGCCCGTCGGAAATCGACGAAGCGCTTGTCGCACGGGCGCGTTTCGTGCCCGATCATCGCGAGGGCGTGCTGGCACAAGGCGCCGAATATCTGCGCGCACGCGAGGCGGGGCTCGTCACCGAAGCGCATATCCTGCCCGAGATCGGGCACGTCTTTTCAGGCTCCAGTCCCGGCCGCCTCGCGGCATCGGACGTCACCATCTATAAATCGCTGGGCTCGATCGTACAGGATCTCGCCTGCGCGGCCTGGCTTTGGAAGATGGACCTCGATCGCGTATCCGGGGCATAACCGGCCGCCTCTATGCCCGCGTCATGGAATTCCTATTCCTCCGAATAGGCTGCATGCGCCGCGGCGATGCGGTAAGGAAAATCATGATTATCGAACCGACTCGCCCCTCTCGTGGCGCGTCCATGACCACGAAGCCGGCCTGACCCGCCATGGCGGACTATGTCTTCAAGCCCCACGAGCGGCCGACCCTGCCGGGATCGCCCGCCAATCCCGATCATCCGACCGCGCGCATGGTGCGCCATTTCCTGATCGGCTGCCTGATCGGGATCACCGGCGGCCTCGGCAACGCGCTGGTCACGGTCAACCTCAACTTCGCGCAGGGGACGTTGGGGCTCAACAGCGACGAAGCCGCCTGGCTGACCGCCGCCTATTTCATGACCAACGTCACCGCGAACCTGCTGCTCGTCAAATATCGCCAGCAGTTCGGGCTTCAGCCATTCATCCGCTACACGCTCGCCGCCTATGCCGTGACGACCCTGATGCACCTGTTCATCCACGATTTCTGGACCTCGGTCGCGGTGCGCGCGATGAGCGGGATAGCGGCAAGCGGCCTCTCGACGCTCACTATCCTTTATTTCTTCCAGTCGCTTCCGGCATCGAAGCGGCTTGCCGCGGTGATGATCGGCATCGGCATTCCGCAGATCGCGACACCGCTCGCGCGCGTGCTCTCGCCCGGGCTGCTGGTCTGGGGCGACTGGCACAATCTCTACTGGTTCGAATTCGGGCTGGCGCTGGCGACGCTCGCCGCGGTGATGGCGCAGCCGCTGCCGCCGAGCGAGCGCGAAAAAGTATTCGAGCCGCTCGATTTCCTGACCTTCGGCCTGTTGGCGCCGGGGTTGTGGCTGCTGATCGCGGTGCTCTCGCAAGGGCGAATCCAATGGTGGACCGAACGGCCGTGGATCGGCTGGTCGCTGGCGGCGAGCGTCGCGCTGATCGCCGCCGCAGTGCTCGTCGAACATCACCGCAAGAATCCGCTGATCAACACGCGCTGGCTCGGCACCCGCGAGATGCTCCGGCTGATCGCGGTGGCCGCATCGGTCCGCATCCTGCTGTCCGAACAGGCGTTCGGGTCGGTCGGTTTTCTGAGCACCGTCGGCATGATCAACGACCAGATGGTCACGCTGAACCTGATCATCATCATCGCCTCGATCGCCGGCCTGGCCACCGCCGTGCTGAGCTTTCGTCCGGCCCATCTTTCGCAACCGATCATCTTCGCGCTTGTGCTGATCGTGATCGCATCGTTCATGGATGCCCATACGACCAACCTCACCCGGCCAAGCCATTTCTACCTCAGCCAGGCACTGATCGGCTTTGCTTCACTGCTCTTTCTTGCGCAGGCGATGGTGATCGGCATCGCGCGCACCCTGCTCGCGGGCGGCAAGAATTTCATCAGCTTTGTCGTGATCTTCAGCATGAGCCAGAGCATTGGCGGGCTCGCCGGCGGCACCCTGCTCGGGACCTTCCAGACGGTTCGCGAGAAATATCATTCGCACGAACTGGTCCAGAACATCGTCGCGACCGACCCGCTGGTCGCGGCACGGCTGGGTGCGGGTAGCCGCGCGGTTGCGGGGACGGTCGGCGACCCCACGCTGCGCAATGCCGAAGGCGCGGCGCTGCTCAGCCAGCAAGTCACGCGCGAGGCGCATATCCTCGCGTATAATGATGTTTTCCTGCTGGTCGGCGTGCTCGCGATCCTGATGACGATCTGGGGCTTTATGATCAGCCGTTCGATCCGTCGACGAAACGAGCCGTCGCCGGTAATATTATTGGTACAGCGCGCGCAGTCACAGGCACAGGCACAGGCACAGGCTCAACAGGAACAATGACATGAGCGACGAGAAAGTCGACGCCCCGAAACCCGAACCGGAAATCCCGGCGCCGGCGCCCGAAGCGCAGGCCGCCGCGCCCGCATCCGCCGCTCCGGCCGATCCGCAGGTCGATCCGCCGTCGTCCTGGCGGCCGCCCGACAAGTCACCCACGGCCGTGATCGCGATTGTCACGGTCGCCGTGCTCGCGATCCTCGCGATCCTCTACGCATGGAATCTTCCGCCGTTCTCCGGCTGGTCGGAAGAGACCGACAACGCTTATGTCCGCGGGCGGGTGACGATCATCAGTCCGCAGGTCAGCGGCTATGTCACGCGCGTGCCCGTGCAGGATTTCGCCGAGGTCAAGGCGGGCCAGATCCTTGCGACGATCGACGACCGCATCTATCGCGCGCGCGTCGCGCAGGCCGAGGCCAATGTCGCAGCGCAGCAGGCCGCGCTCGCCAATTCGGCGCAGGCGCAGCGCTCGCGCGAGGTCGCGACCGACAGCCAGAATGCCGGGATCGCCAATGCGCAGGCGCAACTGACCAGGGCCGACGCCGATATGCGCCGCGCTCGCGCGCTGGTCGCCGACGGTTCGATCTCGACGCGCGAATATGACCAGACGCGCGCGGCGCTGCTCGCGGCGCAGGCGGCAGTGCAGCAGGCGCGCGCCAGCCGCGCGATCGGGACGCAGGACGTCCGTACCGTGGTGGTCGGACGCGCCGGGCTCGAAGCCGCGGTCGAATCGGCGAAGGCGCAGCTTCGCCTCGCGCAGATCGACCTCGATAACACGATCATCCGCGCGCCCGCCGACGGCCAGCTGTCCGAAATCGGCGTGCGCGTGGGTGCCTATGTCACCGCCGGCACGCAATTGCTGTCGGTCGTCCCGCACCATGTCTGGGTCATCGCGAACTTCAAGGAAGCCCAGACCGGCAACATGGCGATCGGCCAGCGCGCGCGCTTCAGCGTCGATGCTTTGGGCGGCGCCGAACTGACCGGACGGATCGAAAATCTTTCGCCGGCGGCGGGGTCCGAATTCGCGGTGCTCAAGGCCGACAATGCCACGGGTAATTTCGTCAAGGTCGCGCAGCGCATCGCGGTGCGGATCAAGATCGACGACAAGCAACCGGTGGCTGCGCGGCTGCGGCCCGGCATGTCGGTCGAGGTCCGTATCGACACAAGCGGCGGATCGAAGCGATGAAGGCGCGGCTCGCGCTGACGGCCGGGCTGGCGGCTGCGCTCGCGGCCTGCGCCGGCCCGAACGTCAGGGCGACGAGCGTGGCGCCCGTCGCGCCGCCGGTGGCATGGCGAACCGATGCCGATCCGGCCGCGCCGCTTCAGCGCGACTGGTGGCGCTCGTTCGGCGATCCGACGCTGGTCGCGCTGGTCGACAAGGCGCTGGCCAACAACAGCGACATCGGCGTAGCGGCGGCGCGCATGCGCGAAGCGCGCGCCAATTTCGCGCTCGCGCGGGCGCAGACGTTGCCGACGATCGATGCGGCGATCAGCGGCGGGCGGTCGCGCTCGGTCAGCGCGTTCGGCCAGCCCTCCGAACAGAATTTCGCGCAGCCGCAAATCCAGGTCGCTTATGAAGTCGATCTGTTCGGCCGCCTTGCCGACCAGAAATCGGCGGCACGCGATAGCTGGTTCGCGAGCGAAGCGGCGCGCGATGCCGTGCAACTGTCGATCGCCGCCGCGGTGGCGAACAACTATGTCACGCTGCGCAGCCTCGATGCGCGGCTGGAGGTCGCGCGCGATACGGTGCGCGCGCGATCGGAATCGCTGCGCATTGCGAAATCGCGCGTCGGGCAAGGCTATTCGCCCAAGCTCGAGCTTCAGCAGGCGCAAGCCGAATATGACGCGACCGCGCAGATCGTGCCGCAGATCGAACTCGCCATCGCGCGAACCGAGGATGGTTTGAGCGTGCTGGTCGGCGACACACCCCGCGCGATCGACCGCGGCACGACCCTCGACAGCCTCGCCGTTCCCGCGGTCCCGGGCGGCTTGCCGTCCGAACTGCTGCGCCGCCGGCCCGATGTCGCGCAGGCCGAATATCAGCTCGCCGCGTCGGACAAGAATCTCGCCGCGGCGCGCAAGCGTTTCCTGCCGCAGGTGCGCTTGACCTCGGCGGCGGGCGCGGCCTTCTCGACCCTGATCGGCGACCCGATTTCGATCTGGTCGGTCGGCGGCAGCATCCTTGCCCCGATCTTTCAGGGCGGCAGGCTGACGGCGCAGGCCGAAGCCGCGGGCGCGCAGCGCGATCAGGCGGCTTTCGCCTATCGCCGCACCGCGCTGACCGCCTTCCGCGAAGTCGAGGATGCGCTCGCGGCGGTCAGCCGGATCGACGCGCAGATCGCATTCGCCCAGTCGCAGCGCGATGCGCTCGCCGAGGGGCTGCGGCTCGCGACCAACCGCTATCGCGAAGGCTATTCGCCCTATCTCGAACAGCTCGACGCCCAGCGCGGGCTGCTCGGCGCCGAACTGTCGCTGATCCAGCTCCGCGCCGATGCACTCGCCGCGCGCATCCAGCTGTTTCAGGCGATGGGTGGCGGTTGGACGAACTGCAGGGCGTCCGAATCCCCCTGCGCGCCGGCGCCCTGACGCCCCGCCTCGTTTAGACCGGAACGGCCGCTGACCGCCGCGCGCTGGGCAGCGGCTCGGCCTCCGCCGCTCGCCCGAATGGGATTACTCAGCGAAATCGGACCGTCCAGATCCGAAAAGATGCCGGTTGAAGAATCCGGATTTTTGAAACATGGCTTTTGGCGTAAAAACACTTTGATTCATGGGATTATCGGCCCAAGTCGCTCGACTTCTCCACAACATATTTTCTATAATTGAAAATTATGTCTTGATCGGGGTTGATTTTTCCAAAATTTCCGACTTTATAGAAAATCGCAAACCCGAGGATCGCAGGAGCCTCGCGGTAAAAAACATAAGCGAGCACCGGACAGCTACATGCCGTCCACAGGCGAAGGGGATAATTATGAAGTTCGTTCAATCCGGCTTGTATGCGGGCACCGCCCTGTCGATGCTGGTCAGCCTGAACCCGGCCTATGCGCAGTCCGCCGACACCGCGACCGACGTGGCTTCAAACGAGGAAATCGTGGTCAGCGGCTCGCGCATTCAGCGCGAAGGCTTTGACGCGCCGACCCCGACGACGGTGATCGGCGAGGCCGAGCTGGCGCTGGGCAACCGCCCGAGCATCGCGCAGGTGCTGAACGACACCCCCCAGTTCCGCGCAACTTCGACGCCGTCGACGACGCCCGGTAACACCAGCAGTGGCGTCTCGACCGCCGACATGCGCGGCCTGGGATCGGTTCGCACCCTCACCCTGCTCAACGGGCACCGCTTTGCCGGCGCCAACGACCTCAACATCGTGCCGCAAAGCCTGGTCAAGCGCATCGACGTCGTCACCGGCGGCGCGTCGGCGGCATGGGGTTCGGGCGCGGTCGCGGGCGTGGTCAACATCATTCTCGACGATGATTTCACCGGCTGGCGCATGGGCGTCCAGAGCGGCATCTCGTCGCGCGGCGATATGGCGCGCTACGGCGCCGACATCGCGTGGGGCACCGACTTCGCCGGCGGCCGCGGCCATTTCATGGTCGCGGGCGAATATATGAACGAACGCGGCGCGCTCAGCCGCGACGACCGCCCCAATCTGGAGGCGGGCCTGTTCCAACGCGCCGACAACAAGCTGGAACTGGTGCGCGACCCCAATTCGACCCAGCTTTACAACGGCGGCTCGATCCTCGGCCTCAACGGCGCGCCCCGCAATCTGGTGTTCAATCCCGACGGCAACATCGGCGCCTTCCCGCTCGGCAGCGTCACAAACGGCGTCACGACGATCGGCGGCGGCGGTCAGAATATCTTCGACTATGTCGCGGTCAGCACGCCCTATGAGCGCATCAACGCTTTTGCCCGCGCGAGCTATGACCTCACCGACACGCTGAAAATCTGGGCCAATTTCAGCTTCCACCGCATGTCGGCGGACTATAACTTCTTTCCCGAGACAGTGGCGGGCGTGAACACCATCATCAGGCCCGACAATGCCTTCCTGACCCAGGCGAACCGCAACCAGCTCGCCGCGGCCGGCGTCGTCGGCCCCTTCATTCTGGGCCGTGTAATGGACGATGTCGGCGCCTCGGGCGTGATGACGTTCAAGTACAGCCGTCGCAATCTCGAGGGCGCGATCGGGCTCGAAGGCAGCTTCGGCGACGGCTGGAAATATGACGCCTATTATAACCATGGCGAAATCCGGCTCAACCAGCGGCTCAACAACCAGCGGATCAAATCGCGCTTCGACAATGGCGTTGATTCGGTCCTGGTGAACGGCACGCCGACGTGCCGTATCAACGCCGACGCCTCGACGACCAACAACGACCCCAATTGCGTGCCGATCAACCTGTTCGGCAATGGCAGCATTTCGGACGCGGCGGCGGCATGGGCGTTCGGCGGTTCGCATCTGATCTACACGATCAAGCTCGATGCGGCGGGCGCCAGCGTTTCGGGCCAGCCTTTCTCGACCTGGGCCGGCCCCGTCGACATCGCCTTCGGCACCGACGTCCGCTGGGAAAAACAGGTCACCAACTTTGTCGACCCGCTGTCGCTCGCCAACGCGCTCGGCACGCTCAATTCGTCGGCGACGAACGGCAGCTTCAACGTCAAGGAAGCCTTCGCCGAAGTGAACGTGCCGCTGCTCGACATCACCGACACGCTGAAGCTCGAAATCAACGGCGCTGCGCGCTATTCGGATTACAGCACCAGCGGCGGGATCTGGTCGTGGAAGACCGGCGGCACGCTGCGCGTCGTCAACGACCTGCTATTCCGCGCCGTCTATTC
This window of the Sphingopyxis sp. CCNWLW2 genome carries:
- the paoC gene encoding aldehyde oxidoreductase molybdenum-binding subunit PaoC, which translates into the protein MKFDTPARTNPIDQMKIVGKPTNRIDGPLKTTGTAPYAYERHDVAANQAYGYVVGSAIAKGRIASMNLDDARAAPGVIAIVTADNAGKLAKGDFNTAKLLGGPDIEHYHQAIALVVADSFEQARAAASLVRVEYARGKGAYDLAAAIDTAIKPKASFGTEPDSAVGNFAAAFAAAPVQLDARYTTPDHSHAMMEPHATIAAWEGDKLTVWTSNQMIAWSVGDMAKTLGIPKENIRFDSPYIGGGFGGKLFNRADVLLAALGAKAAKRPVKVALPRPLMINNTTHRPATIQRVRLGATADGKLTAIGHESWSGDLPGGGPETAVAQTRLLYAGENRMTAMRLAVLDLPEGNAMRAPGEAPGLMALEIAVDELAEKLGMDPVALRVLNDTQVDPQKPSRPFSQRQLNKCLETGADKFGWSKRAKPGVTRDGRWLVGMGVAAAFRNNLNGPSAARVRLAKSGIVTVETDMTDIGTGTYTIIAQTAAEMMGVPLDKVVVKLGDSAFPVSAGSGGQWGANSSTAGVYAACVKLREAVVQKLGLASDAVFADGKVKAGRRSVALGDAAADGELVAEDNMEYGDLAEKFQQSTFGAHFVEVGVDAMTGEIRVRRMLAVCAAGRILNPKAARSQVIGAMTMGAGAALMEELAVDKRFGFFVNHDLAGYEVPVHADIPHQEVIFLDEADPTTSPMKAKGVGELGICGVAAAVANAVYNATGVRVRNYPITLDKLLGKLPDMV
- a CDS encoding FAD binding domain-containing protein — translated: MKSFTYERVDSAAAATAAFARTPGARFIAGGTNLLDLMKLEIETPSHLIDVSRLALDKIEATPEGGLRIGAMVRNTDLASDARVRRDYALLTRALVAGASGQLRNKATTAGNLLQRTRCPYFYDTNQPCNKRQPGSGCAAIGGFNRLHAVVGASDACIATHPSDMAVAMRALDAAIETVDAAGKARAIPIADFYRAPGKTPHLETVLAPGELITAVTLPKPVGGTHIYHKVRDRASYAFALIAVGAIVQRDGTGRVALGGVGYKPWRVEAAEAALPRGATPVADGLLAGAKTTHENAYKLPLVERTLAGVLAQAKG
- the paoA gene encoding aldehyde dehydrogenase iron-sulfur subunit PaoA; the encoded protein is MQTPEEYELSRRGVLVGGAASVATVTLVPIGTATAATPAAKSLPTAKVAFEVNGTARELELDTRTSLLDALREHLHLTGTKKGCDHGQCGACTVIVDGRRINSCLTLAVMHEGEKITTIEGLGTPDKMHAMQDAFVTHDGYQCGYCTPGQICSAVAVLDEIKAGVPSHVTADLAAAPAVTKVELRERMSGNICRCGAYSNIIDAITDVAGVKA
- a CDS encoding amidohydrolase family protein, coding for MTSVRLRPPALGAALRSLGLAASLMAAAPSYAAEQALYTNVSVIDGTGGPAQTGQDILIDGERIVAVGAHGTLASRAATARRVDLSGRFVIPGLIDSHVHLATPPNRVRAEAILRRQLYGGVTAVRDMADDLRAVGELSRASLVGEIPAPDIYYAALMAGPSFFEDPRVLAVSSGFTPGTAPWMQAIDKKTDLRTAVTLARGTSASAIKIYANLPAERVKAITAEAHRQKLMIWAHSAVFPARPVEVIAAGVDSVSHVCYLGYEAQPEMLASYQDRTPVDEARLAPTGDDPVVARLFDAMRKRGTILDATGSLFVKFEAARKAGPGAKPLRCGGARTIRLTQQAWRAGLPISTGTDFVNPAGDAWPEVHAELRYLAKDVGMPPLAVIHSATLVGARAAGQDKDMGSIEPGKLANFVVLAADPLADIGNIERIEMTVKRGREYRRADYIAPTAKELGNDD
- a CDS encoding dipeptidase; amino-acid sequence: MTIDRRAMLAGAAGLAATSLLPGTTHAAAPDGRKWVIVNALGGLADPNIRDAPDPFSPRVLAEAHASGVTAINCTLGYVAGPAEPFEKSVADVAEMDMLLRRYPRDLIKILSAADIRRAKAEKKIGIIYGFQNGAMMGKDAGRVDIFANMGVRIFQLTYNPANQLGDGSMAPGNRGLTPFGREVIERLNAQKMIVDLSHSGEQTCLEAARASKVPISINHTGCRAVTDLPRNKSDAELRLVAEKGGFVGIYFMPFLNVSGHARAEDVVAHIDHAVNICGEDHVGIGTDGTVGQIDDLQAYEAVLAKEIAERRAAGISAAGERPDTYPFVVDLRGPDQFRKLIGLLAARGYSSRPIEKIMGLNFLRHAESVWGG